TCATGCTCGTCGCGGCTGAACATCCTGATCTCGTGCGTCGGCTTGTTCTCCTCGAGGCGAACGAGGGCAGCGGGTCAAAAGAAGACCACGCTGCTTTGGGTGACTACTTTCGCTCGTGGGAGATTCCTTTCCCTAGCCGGAAGATGGCCAGCGATACCCTCGGGGACGGACCGCTGGCCCACGCGTGGGCAGCAGATCTAGACGAGCGCACGGACGGTTTCTACCCGAAGTTTGATCCGGATGTGATGGTCGCGACAATCGATGCTGTTTCCGTCCCGCGATGGAAAGAATGGGGACTAGTCACCGCCCCAACACTCGTCGTGTACGCCGATCACGGCATGTTCACCGAAGAGCAGAAGGCAACGTTCATCCATCACGGTGCAAACGTCTGGCGAGTGGACCTCACCAGCGCATCGCACGACGCGCACCTCGACGCTTTCGATCAGTGGATTGCGAGCCTGAACCGTTTCATCAGCGTTGACTGACGGGCAGGTGAGCACTCACCTGCGCAGAAGGTAACGGGCGAGGCGAGCAACGACTTTCTTGTGAAATTCTCATCGACGCGCCACTCGTCACATAACCCCACCGCCTCGCATTTCATATGTTCACCGTCACTGAGCATCCGAAGTTCGCAGTTGAACTGCACAGACCACCGCGTGGTGCACCTCGGCGTCGAGGCGGCACCTCCTTACTCATTAAATCCTGTGTACCTAGTCGTGGTTGACGGAGCACGCCAAGAGGAGGCCCCAGGAGGTGATTTGGTACCCCCGCCTGGAACGTTGACTTGCTCTGCAGTGCAGAGTAAGTTGCTCTGTAACGCAGAGTAAGTTCTGGATTGGAGCTCAGCATGACAACACTTGAAGCATTAGAAACGAAAGTGCGCGCGACTCGACGGGTGTCTTCGATTCCGCTCATCGTCAGTGGCGTCGGGACAATCGTCGCAGCATCCGCTTCCCTGCTGGGAGACCTCGATTTTGCCCTGGGCTTCGTGATCGCCCCCGGCACCGCGTTCGTTCTCTGGGCCGTGATGAAGGCGACCGCAACGCGCGCGGGTCTGGGAATGGGGCGCGAACGTTACGGTTTGATCGCCCTGATAATCGCGGCCGCCTCGCTCCTTCCCGTGATTTCATGGCTTCTTGGGCCAGCATTTCTCATTGGGATCCTCCTCCTTACCGTCGGTTGGCGAGCGGAAGACCGGCGGCAGTGGGGTAGCGGTTTACTGGTCGCAGCGGCCTCCCCTCTGCTGGGATATTCCTTCATCCAGAATCAGGTCTACGTCCTTGAGCGCGCCGTTACTGGATGGTATTGGTTTACGGATATGACCGTCGATCACGTCGTCCTCGCGGTCATAGGCCTCGCCCTTGCAGCGTTGGGGATTCGTGAAGCTCGCCGCGAAAACGCGCTTCTTCGGCAGCGCTCCTAGTGAGCCCACCCAACGAGGACAATCCCTTTGACCTCAACGAGACAATTCATCAGCGATCACGGCTTGGGATCATGACTGTGCTAAGCGAGGCGGGAGAGGCTGACTTCACATTCCTCAAAGACAGCCTCGACCTCACCGACGGCAACCTCGGCCGGCATCTCGAAGTCCTTGCCAGAGCCGGTTTTATCTCAACTCGGCGCGGGTACGACGGACGACGAAGCCGCAGCTGGGTGCGACTGACCACTCAAGGATCCACCGCTCTCCAGATTGAGATCAACGCACTCCGAACAATTATCAATCGAGCGGATGAGACGAGTTGAGCACTTTCCAGCCCTCCTGCTCAACGACCAATCGCTATCGGCTCCGGCCGCCACTGAGAGCAGGAACCCGAGCGTTGTGAACCGCGTTTCAAACGTCTGAGATCTTGCGGCCCGATTACTTCAGAGTGGAGGCCACATAACCGGCAAGCTCAAGGACCTTGCCCGGATCAGGAGCGCTGACCGGGTTTTGCCCGTCGATGAACGTGCCCAGCCTCACCCAGGCGTCACCGACGACGAAGTCGACCGAACACGCCGAGATCGCGCCGACAGGGCACACAAGGTAGGACTGCTCAGTCACGCCGGCAACACTGACCGCTTCGTGGTTGTCCCACACGCCGCGCTCTACCTCAGCCGCACTCAGCGCCCACG
This sequence is a window from Cryobacterium sp. CG_9.6. Protein-coding genes within it:
- a CDS encoding alpha/beta fold hydrolase, whose protein sequence is MDCVRKTLATADGVLISYMVLDGREPAVVIVHGLAGSGREFLPTARALSGRKVLLIDQRGHGFSTQLPEDTSRAAFVDDIVRILAVEALGAVDLVGHSMGAHTVMLVAAEHPDLVRRLVLLEANEGSGSKEDHAALGDYFRSWEIPFPSRKMASDTLGDGPLAHAWAADLDERTDGFYPKFDPDVMVATIDAVSVPRWKEWGLVTAPTLVVYADHGMFTEEQKATFIHHGANVWRVDLTSASHDAHLDAFDQWIASLNRFISVD
- a CDS encoding transcriptional regulator; amino-acid sequence: MSPPNEDNPFDLNETIHQRSRLGIMTVLSEAGEADFTFLKDSLDLTDGNLGRHLEVLARAGFISTRRGYDGRRSRSWVRLTTQGSTALQIEINALRTIINRADETS